One window from the genome of Dermacentor silvarum isolate Dsil-2018 chromosome 7, BIME_Dsil_1.4, whole genome shotgun sequence encodes:
- the LOC119458225 gene encoding sulfotransferase ssu-1 isoform X1: MDPDAYRNVDGLRMLKFFDETNIRFAMGYEPEDEDVIIASYPKCGTTWTQYIVSNLFTGGNPPKTTVDFMLSSPLIELTGVDAVRNMPRPGALMTHLPYDKCKHSSRAKYIYVTRNPYDCCVSYYHFIKYFTSTKCEDVSFDKFLSLFLSGNLLYGDYFDHLLSWYPHRDDPNVLFLTYEKLQEDRPYWVLRIADFLGEQYGSALRKDEALLQKILDSCTVQNMKTVFTDPTKVWIRKALDLPPERRLASLEVYRHSAAHHAETHRGGGLVRKGVVGDWKNHFSSEHIERMKRSIAEKTVMAPDVMNLWEGLQLPV, encoded by the coding sequence ATGGATCCAGACGCCTACAGGAATGTCGACGGGCTGCGCATGCTAAAGTTCTTCGATGAGACCAATATTCGCTTTGCCATGGGCTACGAACCAGAAGATGAGGACGTCATTATTGCCAGTTATCCCAAGTGTGGCACGACGTGGACGCAATACATCGTGTCGAACCTCTTCACGGGCGGGAACCCTCCCAAGACGACGGTCGACTTCATGCTTTCTTCGCCCCTTATAGAACTCACAGGGGTCGACGCCGTGCGCAACATGCCGCGCCCTGGAGCCCTGATGACGCACCTGCCGTACGACAAGTGCAAGCATTCATCGAGGGCCAAGTACATCTACGTGACGAGAAACCCGTACGATTGCTGCGTATCGTACTATCACTTTATCAAATATTTCACATCAACGAAATGTGAAGACGTGTCTTTCGAtaagtttctttctctcttcttatCTGGAAATTTGCTCTACGGTGACTACTTTGATCACCTTCTCTCCTGGTACCCACATCGAGATGACCCTAACGTTCTCTTTCTAACTTACGAGAAACTTCAGGAGGACAGGCCATACTGGGTACTGCGCATCGCTGACTTCTTGGGCGAACAATACGGCAGTGCCCTCCGGAAAGACGAGGCATTGCTGCAGAAGATTCTCGACTCATGTACTGTGCAGAACATGAAAACGGTGTTTACTGACCCTACAAAGGTGTGGATACGGAAAGCGTTAGATTTGCCGCCAGAAAGGCGTCTAGCTTCCCTGGAAGTGTACAGGCACAGCGCGGCTCACCACGCAGAAACGCATCGCGGAGGTGGCCTTGTTCGCAAAGGTGTCGTGGGAGACTGGAAGAACCATTTTTCTTCGGAACATATCGAACGAATGAAGCGCAGCATAGCAGAAAAAACAGTTATGGCTCCGGATGTCATGAACCTTTGGGAAGGTCTGCAGCTTCCGGTGTGA